In Sphaeramia orbicularis chromosome 5, fSphaOr1.1, whole genome shotgun sequence, a genomic segment contains:
- the chchd4a gene encoding mitochondrial intermembrane space import and assembly protein 40: MSYCRQEGKDRIIFVTKEEHESPSNAELIADDPNDPYEEQGLILPSGDINWNCPCLGGMASGPCGSQFKEAFSCFHYSKEEVKGSECIDYFRNMQECMQKYPELYPQEEENSAQTESSSEPESAAPAEGSASPPENDSSPGTSTAEPTSPTDSQTAS, translated from the exons gaaAAGATCGGATCATCTTTGTGACCAAGGAAGAGCACGAGTCACCAAGCAATGCAGAGCTGATTGCAGATGACCCGAACGATCCTTATGAGGAACAGG GTCTGATCTTGCCCAGTGGTGACATCAACTGGAACTGCCCGTGTTTGGGGGGCATGGCCAGCGGACCATGTGGCTCTCAGTTCAAGGAGGCCTTTTCCTGTTTCCATTACAGTAAAGAAGAGGTGAAGGGCTCGGAGTGCATTGACTACTTCCGTAACATGCAGGAGTGCATGCAGAAGTATCCTGAGCTCTATCCTCAGGAGGAAGAAAACTCTGCCCAAACGGAGTCCAGCTCCGAACCTGAATCTGCTGCCCCCGCTGAGGGCTCAGCATCACCCCCTGAAAATGACTCTAGTCCAGGCACGTCTACAGCCGAGCCCACCTCACCTACAGACAGCCAGACTGCCAGTTAA